From a single Notolabrus celidotus isolate fNotCel1 chromosome 7, fNotCel1.pri, whole genome shotgun sequence genomic region:
- the nt5c2b gene encoding cytosolic purine 5'-nucleotidase, whose translation MTTSWSDRLQNYADMPANMDGLAMKKYRREAYHRVFVNRSLAMEKIKCFGFDMDYTLAVYKSPEYESLGFELTVERLVSIGYPQELLSFVYDPSFPTRGLVFDTMYGNLLKVDAYGNILVCVHGFNFLRGPEIRERYPNKFIQRDDTERFYILNTLFNLPETYLFACLVDFFSNCDRYTSCETGFKNGDLFMSYKSMFQDVRDAVDWVHFKGTLKEKTVENLEKYVVKDGKLPLLLSRMNEVAKVFLATNSDYKYTDKIMTYLFNFPHGPKPGTSHRPWQSYFDLILVDARKPLFFGEGTVLRQVDTTTGRLKIGTYTGPLQHGIVYSGGSSDIVCDLLGAKGKDIVYIGDHIFGDILKSKKRQGWRTFLVIPELAQELHVWTDKSSLFEELQGLDIFLAELYKHLDSSSNERPDISTIQRRVKKVTHDMDMCYGMMGSLFRSGSRQTLFASQVMRYADLYAASFINLLYYPFSYLFRAAHVLMPHESTVEHTHVDTDLESPLATRNRSHCSDCKDLDCKRSQLTRSFSEIKPPNLFPQTPQEITHCHDEDDDEEEEEEEEEEEEEEEEEEEEEEEEE comes from the exons tgTACAAGTCACCAGAATACGAGTCGCTGGGGTTTGAGCTCACAGTGGAGCGGCTGGTGTCCATCGGTTACCCCCAGGAGCTGCTCAGCTTCGTCTATGACCCATCTTTTCCCACAAG AGGCCTTGTGTTCGATACCATGTACGGAAACCTGTTGAAGGTTGACGCCTACGGTAATATCCTGGTGTGTGTCCATGGGTTCAACTTCCTCCGAGG CCCTGAGATCCGTGAACGGTACCCAAACAAGTTCATCCAGAGAGATGACACAGAGCGCTTTTATATCCTTAACACACTCTTCAACCTGCCAG AGACCTACCTCTTCGCCTGCCTGGTGGATTTCTTCTCCAACTGTGATAGATACACAAG cTGTGAAACTGGCTTCAAGAACGGAGATCTCTTCATGTCCTACAAGAGTATGTTCCAGGACGTCCGCGATGCTGTCGACTGGGTCCACTTCAAG GGTACTCTGAAGGAGAAGACAGTTGAGAACTTGGAGAAGTATGTAGTTAAAGAT GGGAAGCTGCCTCTTCTTCTCAGCCGAATGAATGAAGTTGCCAAGGTTTTCTTGGCAACCAACAGCGACTACAAATACACTGAC AAAATCATGACCTATCTGTTCAACTTCCCACATGGCCCAAAG CCTGGTACCTCACACAGACCCTGGCAGTCCTACTTTGATCTGATCCTGGTGGACGCCAGGAAGCCTCTGTTCTTCGGGGAGGGGACAGTGCTCAGACAAGTGGACACG ACAACAGGACGTTTGAAGATTGGAACCTACACAGGACCTCTGCAGCATGGCATCGTCTATTCTGGAG GCTCCTCAGATATTGTTTGCGACCTGCTAGGGGCCAAAGGGAAGGACATCGTATACATTGGGGACCACATCTTTGGAGACATCCTCAAGTCGAAGAAGCGTCAGGGCTGGAGGACGTTCCTGGTGATACCTGAGCTAGCCCAGGAGCTGCATGTGTGGACTGATAAGAGCT CGTTATTCGAGGAGCTGCAGGGTCTTGACATTTTCCTCGCAGAACTCTACAA ACATctggacagcagcagcaacgAGAGGCCGGACATCAGCACTATTCAGAGAAGAGTCAAG AAAGTGACACACGACATGGACATGTGCTATGGCATGATGGGAAGCCTGTTCCGCAGTGGCTCCAGACAGACCCTGTTCGCCTCTCAGGTGATGCGTTACGCCGACTTATACGCAGCGTCCTTCATCAACCTGCTTTACTACCCCTTCAGCTACCTCTTCAGAGCCGCACATGTACTG ATGCCCCACGAGTCCACAGTGGAACACACTCACGTCGACACTGACCTGGAGTCTCCTCTGGCCACCCGAAACCGCAGTCACTGCAGCGACTGCAAGGACCTGGACTGCAAACGCAGCCAGCTGACCCGCTCCTTCAGCGAGATCAAACCTCCGAACCTGTTCCCCCAGACTCCTCAGGAGATCACTCACTGCCacgatgaggatgatgatgaagaggaggaagaggaggaagaggaggaagaggaggaagaggaggaagaggaggaagaggaggaagaggaggagtag